The DNA region CACAAGCGCTTCGGCGAATTCACGGCCGTGCACGATACGAATCTCACGGTCGGCAACGGCCGTTTCGTGGTGCTGCTCGGACCGTCCGGCTGCGGCAAGACGACCACGTTGCGGATGATCGCCGGACTCGAACTGCCTACGTCGGGTCAGATCCTGATCGACGGCGAAGACGTCACGGCGCTGAGAGCCCGTCAGCGCGACATTGCATTCGTGTTCCAGATGTTCGCGCTCTATCCGCATATGACCGTGCGCAACAACATCGCTTTTCCGCTGAAGAACGAGGGCATCTCGCGCAGCGAAATAGCGGCGCGCGTCGACACGGCCGCGCGCATGCTGCGCATCCAGCATCTGCTGGATCGAAAGACGGGCGGCCTGTCGGGTGGCGACCGTCAGCGCGTTGCCTTGGGACGCGCCATCGTGCGCCATCCGAAGGCCTTTCTGATGGACGAACCGCTCGGCACGCTCGACGCGGACTTCCGCGAACTGATGTGCCTCGAGTTGCGCAAGCTGCATAACGCGCTCACGGCGACCACCGTCTACGTCACGCACGACCAGAGCGAAGCGATGGCCATGGCCGACGACATCGTCGTGATGAATCGCGGCGAAGTGCTGCAGTCCGCCTCGCCGCATGAGATCTACCACTTTCCTGCGACCGTGTTCGTCGGCAGCTTCATTGGCAGCCCCCCGATGAATTTCCTCGCGGTGGACGGCGGCGTTCCGGCAGGCGCGGAACAGGTCTCGCTTGGCGGTGCGGCCGTGGCCGTGCCGCGTACCGACGCATCGGCCGCGAAGGCGCTGGTGGGCGTGCGGCCCGAGCACGTCGTGATAGACGATCGCGGCGCGTTGCGCGGGCGTGTGATCGCCGACGAATATCTCGGTTCGCATCAGATTCTGGTGGTCGAGACGGCGCTCGGCATCGTGCGCGTGCGGGTCGGCAAGGACGAGGGGCGCGCGGCGGGTTCGCAGGTCGGGCTGTCGTTTCACAAGGAACGCACACTGTTGTACGACGCGGAGAGCGGCAGTCTGCTGCCCGGCGCGGCACGCCAGATGGCCTTTAACGGTAGCGGTAACGGCAGCGGAGGCGCTTATGTCTGAGATTCGCCTGCACAACGTGACGAAGCGGTTCGGCGATATCGTCGCGGTGGACGACGTGTCGATCGACGTGAACGAGGGCGAGTTCGTCGTGTTGCTCGGACCGAGCGGCGCAGGCAAGACGACCACATTGCGGCTCATTGCGGGCCTCGAACGGCCCGACGAAGGCGAGATATTCATCGACGGCGAGGCGGCCACGGACATGCATCCCGCAGACCGCGACGTCGCCTTCATTTTTCAGCAGTATTCGCTCTATCCGCATCTGACGGTGTTCGGCAATCTGGCGTTTCCGTTGCGCTCGCCGCGGCGCCGCACGAGCGAGGCGGAAGTCAGCGCGCGCGTGCGGTCGGTCGCGCAGATGCTGCACATCGAGTCGAAACTCGCCAACATGGCGACGCATCTGTCAGGCGGCGAGATGCAGCGGGTGGCGATTGGCCGCGCGCTGGTGCGCGAGCCCAAAGTGTTTCTGATGGACGAGCCGCTGTCGTCGCTCGATGCCAAGCTGCGCGAGGAATTGCGCATCGAATTGAAGCGGCTGCATCGCTCCATCGGCGCAACGATCATCTACGTCACGCACGACCAGGTCGAAGCAACGACGCTCGCGGATCGCATCGGCATTCTCGAACACGGTCGCATCGTTCAGATGGGCACGCCGCGTGAAGTCTATGGCAACCCGGCGTCGCTCAGCGCGGCGCAACGTCTCGGCTCGCCGCCCATCAACCTGCTGCCGTCCGCGCTGTTCGATCCGGCGGCGATGCCGGCGGGCACGTCGACTGTCGCGATCCGCCCGGAAGACATCGTGCTGCACGGCACCGATGCGCGCGACGCGCTGAACCTTCGGGTGCTCGAATATTCGCCGCTTCGGCATCTGCTGATTCTCGACCGCGAAGGCACCGCGATCGTCGCGACCAC from Paraburkholderia caribensis includes:
- a CDS encoding ABC transporter ATP-binding protein yields the protein MSTIVLSNLHKRFGEFTAVHDTNLTVGNGRFVVLLGPSGCGKTTTLRMIAGLELPTSGQILIDGEDVTALRARQRDIAFVFQMFALYPHMTVRNNIAFPLKNEGISRSEIAARVDTAARMLRIQHLLDRKTGGLSGGDRQRVALGRAIVRHPKAFLMDEPLGTLDADFRELMCLELRKLHNALTATTVYVTHDQSEAMAMADDIVVMNRGEVLQSASPHEIYHFPATVFVGSFIGSPPMNFLAVDGGVPAGAEQVSLGGAAVAVPRTDASAAKALVGVRPEHVVIDDRGALRGRVIADEYLGSHQILVVETALGIVRVRVGKDEGRAAGSQVGLSFHKERTLLYDAESGSLLPGAARQMAFNGSGNGSGGAYV
- a CDS encoding ABC transporter ATP-binding protein, coding for MSEIRLHNVTKRFGDIVAVDDVSIDVNEGEFVVLLGPSGAGKTTTLRLIAGLERPDEGEIFIDGEAATDMHPADRDVAFIFQQYSLYPHLTVFGNLAFPLRSPRRRTSEAEVSARVRSVAQMLHIESKLANMATHLSGGEMQRVAIGRALVREPKVFLMDEPLSSLDAKLREELRIELKRLHRSIGATIIYVTHDQVEATTLADRIGILEHGRIVQMGTPREVYGNPASLSAAQRLGSPPINLLPSALFDPAAMPAGTSTVAIRPEDIVLHGTDARDALNLRVLEYSPLRHLLILDREGTAIVATTMTERNFTPGQTVGVSLPPRSLLYFRSDGRRIPA